Proteins encoded within one genomic window of Arachis ipaensis cultivar K30076 chromosome B08, Araip1.1, whole genome shotgun sequence:
- the LOC107613565 gene encoding SWI/SNF complex subunit SWI3A, which translates to MELSKDPNSNPGRTEDSDSELELYTIPSSSRWFAWDEIHETERTTLREFFDGTSMSRSPKIYKEYRDFVINKYREDPTRKLLFTDVRKSLVGDVTLLRKVFTALEGWGLINYGATSGDTDAEGCGGGAEDEGWRVRVEEGAPNGIRVVATPNSLKPITLPRGAKTTKDGSGSGSGFSSDCVKLPPLASYSDVYGDLMKQKEEMNCGLCGDKIGSGHYRSTKDNFMICAKCFTNKNYGDNRSAEDFTLTESGENSGEQGAVWTEGETLLLLESVMKHGDNWDLVAQSVQTKSKLDCISKLIELPFGELMLGSAHRNGNSNSVNGYVNNVKQVQSSSSSSNHQETSKAQDQSHDLRNENEQNGDAVEESPSKRQRVAPLSDTSSSLLMQVGLIASVVDPHITAAAADAATMALCDENLCPREIFDVEEDYALSVNSANNSARAHGDEGVEMKSSNQSEIDDRGQKDGIPLTLRVRAAIATALGAAAARAKLLADQEDREVELLVATIIDAQVKKLQHKVRHFDDLELLMEKEHAEIEELKDSILTERIDVLRRTFRSGITRRKDYSYVKS; encoded by the exons ATGGAGCTCTCAAAAGACCCGAATTCCAACCCGGGTCGAACCGAAGACTCCGATTCGGAGCTCGAACTCTACACTATCCCAAGCTCTTCAA GGTGGTTCGCATGGGACGAAATCCACGAGACAGAGAGAACAACGCTGAGAGAATTCTTCGATGGAACATCCATGTCGCGCTCACCCAAGATCTACAAGGAGTACAGAGACTTCGTCATCAACAAGTACAGGGAAGATCCTACGAGGAAGCTCCTCTTCACCGACGTCAGAAAATCACTCGTCGGCGACGTCACGCTCCTCCGCAAGGTCTTCACGGCGCTCGAAGGTTGGGGTTTGATCAACTACGGCGCAACCTCAGGGGACACCGACGCGGAAGGTTGTGGTGGTGGTGCTGAGGACGAAGGGTGGAGGGTTAGGGTTGAGGAAGGTGCGCCCAATGGGATAAGGGTAGTTGCGACACCGAACTCGCTGAAGCCGATTACACTGCCACGTGGCGCAAAGACGACTAAGGATGGTTCGGGTTCGGGTTCGGGTTTTAGTTCGGATTGTGTGAAATTGCCGCCGCTGGCGAGTTACTCGGATGTGTATGGGGATTTGATGAAGCAGAAGGAGGAGATGAATTGTGGGCTCTGTGGTGATAAAATTGGTTCTGGACATTACCGAAGTACCAAG GATAATTTCATGATTTGTGCAAAATGTTTCACAAATAAAAATTATGGAGATAATAGGTCTGCGGAGGATTTCACATTAACAGAGTCCGGTGAAAATAGTGGCGAACAGGGAGCTGTGTGGACTGAGGGAGAAACACTTCTCCTTTTAGAATCTGTTATGAAGCATGGAGATAACTGGGACCTAGTTGCTCAAAGTGTTCAAACAAAGAGTAAACTTGATTGCATCTCAAAACTCATTGAGCTGCCCTTTGGGGAGCTCATGTTGGGCTCTGCTCACCGAAATGGTAACAGTAATAGTGTTAATGGCTACGTGAACAATGTGAAACAAGTtcagtcatcatcatcatcgtctaaCCATCAAGAAACTTCAAAGGCGCAGGATCAGTCTCACGATCTTAGGAATGAAAACGAGCAGAATGGAGATGCTGTTGAGGAAAGTCCTTCAAAAAGACAACGCGTTGCTCCTCTTTCAGATACCAGCAGTTCACTATTGATGCAG GTGGGGCTTATTGCTAGTGTGGTTGATCCTCATATCACAGCGGCTGCAGCTGATGCTGCTACTATGGCACTTTGTGATGAGAACCTGTGTCCAAGGGAgatatttgatgttgaagaggattATGCTCTTAGCGTGAACTCTGCAAATAATTCAGCAAG AGCCCATGGGGATGAAGGTGTAGAGATGAAGTCGTCCAATCAATCAG AAATAGACGACAGAGGCCAAAAGGATGGCATACCCTTGACACTGCGTGTAAGAGCCGCCATTGCAACTGCTCTCGGAGCTGCTGCTGCACGAGCAAAGTTATTAGCTGACCAGGAAGACAGAGAGGTTGAACTTTTAGTAGCTACTATAATTGACGCACAG GTTAAGAAATTGCAACACAAGGTTAGACATTTTGATGATCTGGAGCTGTTGATGGAAAAGGAACATGCTGAAATAGAGGAGCTAAAAGATTCTATCTTAACTGAACGGATTGATGTTTTAAGGAGGACATTTAGATCTGGAATCACTAGACGGAAAGATTATTCTTATGTCAAATCTTAG